A window of Clostridium sp. 'White wine YQ' contains these coding sequences:
- a CDS encoding ground-like protein: MSKKCCCPNYGFMPGPGMGYPGGYPGGFGGGFGCGGFGGNCSWIWIIILLFCCCGNRGFGGFGGGCGRDNCC; this comes from the coding sequence ATGAGTAAAAAATGTTGTTGTCCTAATTATGGATTTATGCCAGGACCTGGAATGGGTTATCCAGGAGGATATCCAGGTGGATTTGGTGGCGGATTTGGCTGTGGCGGATTCGGCGGAAACTGTTCATGGATTTGGATTATAATTTTACTATTCTGCTGCTGTGGAAATCGTGGATTTGGCGGATTTGGCGGCGGATGTGGAAGAGACAATTGCTGCTAA
- the clpX gene encoding ATP-dependent Clp protease ATP-binding subunit ClpX has protein sequence MAKFEDKKQLKCSFCGKNQEQVKRLIAGPGVYICDECIELCSEIIADEFDEPVPFTATELPKPVEIKNHLDQYVIGQDSAKKSLSVAVYNHYKRINAKDKDSDVELQKSNILLLGPTGSGKTLLAQTLAKFLNVPFAIADATTLTEAGYVGEDVENILLKLIQNADYDIERAEKGIIYIDEIDKIARKSENPSITRDVSGEGVQQALLKILEGTTASVPPQGGRKHPHQEFIQINTSNILFICGGAFDGIDKLIEKRTRRSSIGFGAEISSKSDKDVGKLLKDVMPGDLLKFGLIPEFVGRLPIVVTLESLDEKALISILSEPKNALVKQYRKLFEYDDVELEFEEEALKAIAQEAIKRSTGARGLRAIIEDTMTNIMYDIPSRDDIAKVVITKESIADKKDPIVILGDESEKKEAKAKRVKKSKDIETA, from the coding sequence ATGGCAAAATTTGAAGACAAGAAGCAATTAAAATGTTCTTTTTGTGGTAAAAATCAAGAACAGGTAAAAAGGCTAATAGCAGGACCTGGAGTATATATATGTGATGAATGTATAGAACTATGTTCTGAAATTATTGCAGATGAATTTGACGAACCAGTTCCTTTTACTGCTACTGAATTACCAAAGCCAGTAGAGATTAAAAATCATCTTGATCAGTATGTAATAGGTCAAGATAGTGCAAAAAAATCTCTTTCAGTTGCAGTATATAATCATTATAAAAGAATAAACGCTAAGGATAAAGATAGTGATGTAGAACTTCAGAAGAGTAATATTCTTCTTTTAGGACCAACAGGTTCAGGTAAAACATTATTAGCTCAAACTCTTGCTAAATTTTTAAATGTGCCATTTGCAATTGCAGATGCAACTACATTAACTGAAGCTGGTTATGTAGGTGAAGATGTTGAAAATATACTTCTAAAGCTAATTCAAAATGCTGACTATGATATTGAAAGAGCTGAAAAAGGAATTATCTACATCGATGAAATAGATAAAATTGCAAGAAAGTCTGAGAATCCTTCTATAACTAGAGATGTATCTGGTGAAGGAGTTCAGCAAGCCTTATTAAAAATTCTTGAAGGCACTACTGCTTCTGTTCCACCACAAGGGGGTAGAAAGCATCCGCATCAAGAATTTATACAAATTAATACCTCTAATATCTTATTTATATGTGGAGGAGCTTTTGATGGAATAGATAAGCTTATAGAGAAAAGAACAAGAAGAAGTTCTATAGGTTTTGGAGCAGAAATTTCATCAAAATCAGATAAAGATGTAGGTAAACTACTTAAGGATGTTATGCCAGGAGATTTATTGAAATTTGGATTAATTCCAGAATTCGTTGGAAGACTTCCTATAGTTGTGACACTTGAGTCATTAGATGAAAAGGCATTAATAAGTATATTAAGTGAACCAAAAAATGCTTTGGTTAAACAATATAGAAAGCTTTTTGAATATGATGATGTTGAATTAGAGTTTGAAGAAGAAGCACTTAAAGCAATTGCGCAAGAAGCTATTAAAAGGAGCACTGGTGCTAGAGGCTTAAGAGCTATCATTGAAGATACAATGACAAATATAATGTACGATATTCCATCGCGAGATGATATCGCAAAAGTTGTTATTACAAAGGAGTCAATCGCTGATAAAAAAGATCCAATTGTTATCTTAGGTGATGAGTCTGAAAAGAAAGAAGCAAAAGCTAAGAGAGTTAAGAAAAGTAAGGATATAGAAACAGCTTAA
- the yihA gene encoding ribosome biogenesis GTP-binding protein YihA/YsxC produces MDIKQSEFIISAVKREQYPVDGRVEVAFVGRSNVGKSSIINALTNRRGLAKVSGTPGKTRLINFFLINKDFYLVDLPGYGYAKVSKKELASWGKTIETYLMHREPLKRVVLLVDCRHKPTKDDIDMLNWIKHFNYDYVIVATKSDKLSNNDLRKSEKVIRDTLELGNTNKLFFFSSLNKKKREEVIDFIFKDVVEKEEIEEI; encoded by the coding sequence ATGGATATAAAACAATCAGAATTTATAATCTCTGCTGTAAAAAGAGAGCAATATCCTGTAGATGGGAGAGTAGAGGTTGCTTTCGTTGGAAGATCAAATGTTGGAAAGTCATCAATTATTAATGCTTTAACTAATAGAAGAGGTTTAGCAAAGGTAAGTGGTACGCCAGGAAAGACAAGGCTTATAAATTTCTTTTTAATAAATAAGGATTTTTATTTGGTGGATTTACCTGGGTATGGATACGCTAAGGTTTCTAAAAAAGAACTAGCTAGCTGGGGAAAAACAATTGAAACTTACTTAATGCATAGGGAACCACTGAAAAGAGTTGTACTTTTAGTTGATTGTAGGCATAAACCTACCAAAGATGATATAGATATGTTAAATTGGATTAAGCATTTTAACTATGACTACGTTATAGTTGCAACAAAAAGTGATAAGTTATCTAATAATGATTTAAGAAAAAGTGAAAAAGTTATTAGAGATACTTTAGAGTTAGGAAATACTAATAAATTATTTTTCTTTTCTTCCTTAAATAAAAAGAAGAGAGAAGAAGTAATAGATTTTATCTTCAAAGATGTAGTTGAGAAAGAAGAAATAGAAGAAATATAG
- the lon gene encoding endopeptidase La, which translates to MGENVKLLPLIPLRGITIFPNMVIHFDVGREKSIAALEEAMLKEQEIFLVSQKDAKVEEPGENDIYEVGTICIVKQLLKLPGDVVRVLVEGIERGKILKYLENEEYLQGEILSIEDDYDKYKEDPEFIAALRSLRDEFGEFLDISNSKSSDEVLDFEEDDEPGRFADIVASYLLLKQKVRQEILEAIDLKERIEKLLIVIKNEIEVLKLEKKIGFKVKKKIDKLQKEYYLREQLKIIQEELGENEEEKREINKYEELIKKAKLPKEVKEKVSYELTRLKNSSSYSQEGNVIKTYLDWVLGLPWNKFTKDNLDLVKAKDILDEDHYGLKDVKERIIEYLAVKKMSQSLKGPILCLVGPPGVGKSSIAKSVARALNRNFVRISLGGIRDEAEIRGHRKTYVGAIPGRIVYGMKNAKSNNPLFLLDEIDKLNNDFKGDPSDALLEVLDSAQNSSFRDNYLELDMDLSKVMFITTANSLETIPRPLLDRMEVIEVSGYTFEEKFNIAKKYLVPRVLVEHNVKKNSIKISDGAIQDIIEYFTRESGVRNLERRISTVIRRAIREMMEKDKKTISITSNNLQKYLGTKIYTYDKIEKTDRVGVVTGMAWTAYGGDTLPVEVMVMKGSGKLELTGQLGDVMKESAKAAYSYVRGNTAKYGINDDFYKKYDIHVHVPEGAVPKDGPSAGVTLITALVSALANKKVKHNVAMTGEITLTGKVLAIGGLKEKSLAAYRAGIDTVIVPKQNERDLDKIPKSVKNKIKFIFASRIEEVLENALVGVE; encoded by the coding sequence ATGGGCGAGAATGTGAAGCTTCTTCCTCTAATTCCCTTAAGGGGAATAACAATTTTCCCAAACATGGTTATTCATTTTGATGTTGGTAGAGAAAAATCAATTGCAGCTTTAGAGGAGGCAATGTTAAAAGAGCAAGAAATATTCCTAGTTTCACAAAAAGATGCAAAAGTTGAGGAACCAGGTGAAAATGATATATATGAAGTTGGTACTATATGTATAGTAAAACAATTACTTAAGTTACCAGGTGATGTAGTTAGGGTTTTAGTAGAGGGAATAGAAAGAGGAAAGATATTAAAATACTTAGAAAACGAAGAATACCTACAAGGAGAAATACTAAGTATTGAAGATGATTATGACAAATATAAAGAAGATCCAGAATTCATTGCAGCCTTAAGAAGCTTAAGAGATGAATTTGGAGAATTTTTAGATATATCTAATAGTAAATCTTCGGATGAGGTTCTTGATTTTGAAGAGGATGATGAACCAGGTAGGTTTGCAGATATAGTTGCATCTTATTTATTGTTAAAGCAAAAGGTTAGACAAGAAATCCTTGAAGCAATAGATTTGAAAGAAAGAATTGAAAAATTACTAATAGTCATAAAAAATGAAATTGAAGTATTAAAGTTAGAAAAGAAAATAGGATTCAAAGTTAAAAAGAAAATAGATAAATTGCAAAAAGAATACTATTTAAGAGAACAATTAAAAATCATCCAAGAAGAACTAGGCGAGAATGAAGAAGAAAAAAGAGAAATAAATAAATATGAAGAGTTAATTAAAAAGGCTAAGCTACCTAAAGAGGTTAAGGAAAAAGTAAGTTATGAGTTAACAAGACTAAAAAATTCCTCAAGTTATTCTCAAGAAGGAAATGTTATTAAGACATATTTAGATTGGGTATTAGGATTGCCTTGGAATAAGTTTACGAAGGATAATTTAGATTTAGTTAAGGCTAAGGATATTCTAGATGAAGACCATTATGGACTTAAAGATGTTAAAGAAAGAATAATTGAATATTTAGCAGTTAAAAAAATGAGTCAGAGTTTAAAAGGTCCTATATTATGTTTAGTTGGACCACCAGGAGTAGGAAAGTCCTCTATTGCAAAATCAGTTGCTAGAGCCTTAAATAGAAATTTTGTTAGAATATCTCTTGGAGGCATTAGAGATGAAGCTGAAATTAGAGGACATAGAAAAACTTATGTAGGTGCAATTCCAGGAAGAATAGTTTATGGTATGAAAAATGCTAAATCTAATAATCCATTATTCTTATTAGATGAAATAGATAAGTTGAATAATGATTTTAAAGGAGATCCTTCAGATGCTCTATTAGAAGTATTAGATTCAGCGCAAAATTCAAGCTTTAGAGATAATTACTTAGAACTTGATATGGATTTATCTAAGGTAATGTTTATAACTACAGCAAACTCTTTAGAAACAATTCCAAGACCTTTATTAGATAGAATGGAAGTAATTGAAGTATCAGGATATACTTTCGAAGAAAAGTTTAATATAGCGAAAAAATATCTAGTTCCAAGAGTATTAGTAGAGCATAATGTTAAGAAAAATTCTATCAAAATTAGTGATGGAGCAATACAGGATATAATTGAATATTTTACAAGAGAATCAGGAGTTAGAAATTTAGAAAGAAGAATAAGTACAGTAATAAGAAGGGCTATAAGAGAGATGATGGAAAAAGATAAAAAAACTATTTCCATTACTTCAAATAACCTGCAAAAGTACTTAGGAACTAAAATATATACCTATGATAAAATAGAAAAAACTGATAGAGTTGGGGTAGTTACTGGCATGGCGTGGACTGCCTATGGTGGAGATACTCTTCCGGTAGAAGTTATGGTTATGAAAGGTTCAGGTAAGCTTGAATTGACAGGACAACTTGGAGATGTAATGAAAGAATCAGCTAAAGCAGCATATTCTTATGTTAGAGGAAATACAGCAAAGTATGGTATTAATGATGATTTCTATAAGAAATATGATATACATGTACATGTACCAGAAGGTGCTGTTCCAAAAGATGGACCATCAGCAGGAGTGACATTAATTACTGCGCTAGTAAGTGCATTAGCAAATAAAAAAGTAAAACATAATGTAGCAATGACTGGGGAGATAACTTTAACAGGTAAGGTTTTAGCAATAGGTGGATTAAAAGAAAAATCACTTGCAGCATATAGAGCTGGAATTGATACTGTAATAGTTCCAAAGCAAAATGAGAGAGATTTGGATAAAATCCCTAAGTCGGTAAAAAATAAGATTAAATTTATATTTGCATCTAGAATTGAAGAAGTTCTGGAAAATGCTTTAGTTGGAGTTGAATAA
- the lonB gene encoding ATP-dependent protease LonB: MSAITVMVILQVVLILMLFMYMIANTKTTQTNRVVVDRENKKEMEKLEKMRSIQLTEPLTEKSRPTNFDEIIGQEKGILALKAALCGPNPQHVIIYGPPGVGKTAAARLVLEEAIKMGKTPFKKEAKFIEVDATTIRFDERGIADPLIGSVHDPIYQGAGSLGVAGIPQPKPGAVTKAHGGLLFLDEIGELHPIELNKLLKVLEDRKVFLDSSYYSSEDPNMPVYIKEVFDKGLPADFRLIGATTRSPEEIVPAIRSRCVEIFFRALDEDEIKIIAKNSVNKVNLHISEEGLDLIAKYCTNGREVVNIIQLCSGLAINEDREEILVEDINWVIENGQYNARPDKKIGDRPEIGVVNGLAVYGANLGTILEIEATARKTTKNNGKIKITGIVEEEEISSNNKKIKRKSTAYCSVQNVLSILDNIFAIDSSMYNIHVNFPGGTIVDGPSAGVSIASAVYSAIKNIPIDNKVAMTGEVSLTGKVKAIGGVIAKINAGKKSGAKTIIIPKENYNESFKKIEGIQVVPVETIDEVLKVALTGDKMNEIDDKTSVEVLYAEGENKF; this comes from the coding sequence ATGTCAGCAATTACTGTTATGGTTATTTTGCAGGTAGTATTAATACTAATGCTTTTCATGTATATGATAGCAAATACAAAGACTACACAAACAAATAGGGTCGTTGTGGATAGAGAGAATAAAAAAGAGATGGAAAAGTTGGAAAAGATGAGAAGTATTCAGTTGACAGAACCATTAACTGAGAAAAGTAGACCAACAAATTTTGATGAAATCATAGGACAGGAGAAAGGAATTTTAGCCCTAAAAGCGGCACTCTGTGGTCCTAACCCACAACATGTAATAATTTATGGACCACCTGGAGTAGGTAAGACTGCTGCAGCAAGACTAGTATTAGAAGAAGCTATTAAAATGGGAAAAACTCCATTTAAAAAAGAAGCAAAATTTATAGAAGTTGATGCAACTACAATAAGATTTGATGAAAGAGGAATAGCAGATCCGTTAATTGGTTCTGTACATGATCCAATATATCAAGGTGCAGGTTCACTAGGTGTTGCAGGTATACCCCAACCTAAACCGGGAGCAGTAACAAAGGCCCATGGAGGACTTTTATTTTTAGACGAAATTGGCGAATTACATCCAATAGAATTAAATAAGTTATTAAAAGTACTTGAAGATAGAAAAGTATTTTTAGACTCATCGTATTATAGTTCTGAAGATCCAAACATGCCTGTTTATATTAAAGAGGTTTTTGATAAAGGGTTACCTGCAGATTTTAGATTGATAGGTGCAACGACAAGAAGCCCAGAAGAGATAGTTCCGGCAATAAGGTCAAGATGCGTAGAAATATTCTTTAGAGCATTAGATGAGGATGAAATTAAAATAATAGCTAAGAATTCAGTTAATAAAGTAAATTTACATATTAGTGAAGAGGGACTAGATTTAATTGCAAAATATTGTACAAATGGTAGAGAAGTAGTAAATATTATTCAGCTATGTTCAGGATTAGCAATAAATGAGGATAGAGAAGAAATATTAGTAGAAGATATAAACTGGGTAATAGAGAATGGTCAATATAATGCAAGACCAGATAAGAAGATAGGAGATAGACCAGAAATTGGGGTAGTAAATGGATTGGCTGTTTATGGTGCTAATCTTGGAACTATTTTGGAAATAGAGGCAACTGCGAGAAAGACAACTAAGAATAATGGTAAAATTAAAATAACTGGTATAGTAGAAGAAGAGGAAATAAGTAGTAACAACAAGAAAATAAAACGAAAGAGCACAGCATACTGTTCTGTACAAAATGTTTTAAGTATACTAGATAATATTTTTGCTATTGATTCATCTATGTATAATATACATGTTAATTTCCCTGGGGGTACAATAGTTGATGGTCCTTCAGCAGGGGTAAGTATAGCGTCTGCAGTATATAGTGCCATAAAAAACATTCCAATAGATAATAAAGTTGCTATGACTGGGGAAGTATCATTAACAGGTAAAGTTAAGGCAATTGGGGGTGTCATTGCAAAAATTAATGCTGGCAAAAAATCAGGTGCGAAAACTATTATAATACCTAAGGAAAATTATAATGAGAGTTTCAAAAAAATAGAGGGGATACAGGTTGTTCCAGTTGAGACTATTGATGAGGTATTAAAGGTAGCACTTACAGGAGATAAAATGAATGAAATTGATGATAAAACATCAGTAGAAGTCTTATATGCAGAAGGAGAAAATAAGTTCTGA